The following are from one region of the Platichthys flesus chromosome 2, fPlaFle2.1, whole genome shotgun sequence genome:
- the si:dkey-49n23.1 gene encoding semaphorin-3D isoform X2, with the protein MAAMLTLCLLLCLQPADSSAAAGSRPRSQSGPRLQLSHSELRNSSGVFWTGGVSGGYESMLLDEDHGWLLVGGKDHIYLLRPDRLDLPSRSVYWPAAPEHVEHCRLAGKSLETDCANFVRLLQPFNKTHVYACGTGAFQPQCTYLHLGPSTEEPLFMLSHAVESGRGKCPFSPREPFTARLTDGELYAGTSVDFMGANAAIFRTTIQGSSQHYIRTEAYDHNWLNEPEFIASFSIPDTHSPDDDKVYFFFKEKAVEAGQWDKRVYSRVARVCKNDVGGRRSLINRWTTFLKARLVCSVPGPSGVDTHFDELEDIFVLETKDPQNPTIYGVFSTSSSVFRGSAVCVYSMASIRAAFNGPFAHKEGPDYRWVEFKGRIPYPRPGACPSETYDALHKSTKDFPDEVVSFMRQHQLMWEPVPPLGGRPIITRVNAPCMFKRVVVDRVEAEDGPYDVLHLGTDDGKVVKVVSVTTDSWDPEEIILEELSVFKSPTPVLSMELSTKRQLYVSSELGVAQLGLQRCELYGTDCAECCLARDPYCSWDGQTCSRFFPSSKRRARRQDVKYGDPWSQCPVTEDDSASVEEKSLYGVEGNSTFLECVPRSPQAELRWTSSSKTTEDRLPLSDDHRSLHMKRGLLVQRLELADAGLYTCTGHEHSYSQVLARYRLHIIPNHSLHPAAPHQQSHGPSHGKTGPAGGALPVFPGPPPPASLPGLRNSWLPQHRSYKDLHMVGSNSLSLDEYCEQLWYREKRRQQKLRTLKLKQESRKARVRRNNPPEPPL; encoded by the exons ATGGCAGCCATGTTGACGTTGTGTCTCCTGCTGTGTCTTCAGCCTGCGGACTCCAGCGCGGCTGCAGGTTCGAGACCCCGGAGTCAGTCCGGCCCGCGGCTGCAGCTCTCGCACTCAG agTTGAGGAACAGCTCGGGCGTCTTCTGGACGGGTGGAGTCAGCGGCGGCTACGAGTCGATGCTGCTGGACGAGGATCACGGTTGGCTGCTGGTCGGAGGCAAAGACCACATCTACCTGCTGAGGCCCGACCGCCTGGACCTGCCCTCACGTTCG GTTTACTGGCCGGCTGCACCAGAACATGTGGAGCACTGCAGGCTGGCGGGGAAGAGTCTGGAG acgGACTGTGCCAACTTTGTCCGGCTGCTGCAGCCGTTCAACAAGACTCATGTTTACGCCTGTGGCACCGGAGCCTTCCAGCCACAGTGCACCTACCTGCACCTGGGACCCAGCACAGAG gagCCGTTGTTCATGTTGTCTCACGCGGTCGAGTCAGGACGAGGAAAATGTCCCTTCAGTCCCAGAGAGCCGTTCACAGCCAGACTGACTG ATGGTGAACTCTACGCTGGGACCTCGGTCGACTTCATGGGAGCGAATGCTGCGATCTTCCGCACGACGATCCAGGGCAGCAGTCAACACTACATCCGCACCGAAGCCTACGACCACAACTGGCTGAACG aGCCAGAGTTCATCGCCTCCTTCTCCATCCCGGACACTCACAGTCCCGACGACGACAAGGTGTACTTCTTCTTCAAGGAGAAGGCGGTGGAGGCGGGCCAGTGGGACAAGAGGGTTTATAGTCGTGTGGCTCGAGTCTGCAAG AACGACgtcggagggaggaggagtctgATCAACCGCTGGACGACCTTCCTCAAAGCCCGACTCGTCTGTTCTGTCCCCGGACCGTCCGGGGTGGACACGCACTTCGATGAGCTGG aggacATTTTTGTTCTGGAAACCAAAGACCCTCAAAATCCCACCATCTACGGCGTCTTCAGCACGTCCAG TTCTGTATTTCGTGGTTCGGCCGTGTGTGTCTACTCCATGGCGTCGATCCGTGCAGCTTTCAACGGACCGTTTGCCCATAAAGAAGGTCCCGACTATCGCTGGGTGGAGTTCAAAGGTCGCATCCCATATCCCAGACCTGGAGCT TGTCCCAGTGAGACCTACGACGCCCTCCACAAATCCACCAAGGACTTCCCAGACGAGGTGGTGAGCTTCATGCGGCAGCATCAGCTGATGTGGGAGCCGGTCCCGCCCCTCGGAGGGCGACCAATCATAACCCGGGTCAACGCGCCCTGCATGTTCAAGAGAGTGGTGGTGGACAGGGTGGAGGCCGAGGACGGACCTTACGACGTCTTACACCTGGGAACAg ATGATGGGAAGGTGGTGAAGGTGGTGTCGGTCACCACAGACTCCTGGGACCCAGAGGAGATCAttctggaggagctgagcgTCTTCAAG AGTCCGACTCCCGTCCTGAGCATGGAGCTGTCCACCAAGAGG cagctgtacGTGTCCAGCGAGCTCGGCGTGGCCCAGCTGGGGCTCCAGAGGTGCGAGCTGTACGGGACGGACTGTGCTGAGTGTTGTCTGGCCAGGGACCCCTACTGCTCCTGGGATGGACAGACCTGCTCCAGGTTCTTCCCCAGCAGCAAGAG GAGGGCACGGAGACAGGATGTGAAGTATGGAGACCCCTGGAGTCAGTGCCCAGTCACAGAGGACG ACTCTGCCTCTGTGGAGGAGAAGTCTCTGTACGGCGTAGAAGGAAACTCCACCTTCCTGGAGTGCGTTCCTCGGTCGCCTCAGGCCGAGCTCCGGTGGACGAGCAGCTCGAAGACAACTGAGGACAGA cttCCTCTCAGCGATGACCACCGCTCTCTCCACATGAAGCGTGGGTTGCTGGTTCAACGCCTAGAGCTGGCTGACGCAGGCCTCTACACCTGCACCGGCCACGAGCACTCCTACAGCCAGGTCCTGGCCCGCTACCGCCTTCACATCATCCCCAACCACAGCCTCCACCCGGCTGCCCCACACCAGCAGAGCCACGGCCCCAGCCACGGGAAGACTGGCCCGGCGGGGGGGGCCCTACCCGTGTTCCCGGGCCCTCCCCCCCCGGCGTCTCTGCCGGGACTCAGGAACTCGTGGCTGCCGCAGCACCGGAGCTACAAGGACCTGCACATGGTGGGGAGCAACAGTCTGAGCTTGGACGAGTACTGTGAGCAGCTGTGGTACCGAGAGAAGCGGCGGCAGCAGAAGCTCCGCACTCTGAAGCTGAAACAGGAGAGCAGGAAAGCTCGGGTGAGGAGGAACAACCCCCCCGAGCCTCCTCTCTAG
- the si:dkey-49n23.1 gene encoding semaphorin-3D isoform X1 has product MAAMLTLCLLLCLQPADSSAAAGSRPRSQSGPRLQLSHSELRNSSGVFWTGGVSGGYESMLLDEDHGWLLVGGKDHIYLLRPDRLDLPSRSVYWPAAPEHVEHCRLAGKSLETDCANFVRLLQPFNKTHVYACGTGAFQPQCTYLHLGPSTEEPLFMLSHAVESGRGKCPFSPREPFTARLTDGELYAGTSVDFMGANAAIFRTTIQGSSQHYIRTEAYDHNWLNEPEFIASFSIPDTHSPDDDKVYFFFKEKAVEAGQWDKRVYSRVARVCKNDVGGRRSLINRWTTFLKARLVCSVPGPSGVDTHFDELEDIFVLETKDPQNPTIYGVFSTSSSVFRGSAVCVYSMASIRAAFNGPFAHKEGPDYRWVEFKGRIPYPRPGACPSETYDALHKSTKDFPDEVVSFMRQHQLMWEPVPPLGGRPIITRVNAPCMFKRVVVDRVEAEDGPYDVLHLGTDDGKVVKVVSVTTDSWDPEEIILEELSVFKSPTPVLSMELSTKRQQLYVSSELGVAQLGLQRCELYGTDCAECCLARDPYCSWDGQTCSRFFPSSKRRARRQDVKYGDPWSQCPVTEDDSASVEEKSLYGVEGNSTFLECVPRSPQAELRWTSSSKTTEDRLPLSDDHRSLHMKRGLLVQRLELADAGLYTCTGHEHSYSQVLARYRLHIIPNHSLHPAAPHQQSHGPSHGKTGPAGGALPVFPGPPPPASLPGLRNSWLPQHRSYKDLHMVGSNSLSLDEYCEQLWYREKRRQQKLRTLKLKQESRKARVRRNNPPEPPL; this is encoded by the exons ATGGCAGCCATGTTGACGTTGTGTCTCCTGCTGTGTCTTCAGCCTGCGGACTCCAGCGCGGCTGCAGGTTCGAGACCCCGGAGTCAGTCCGGCCCGCGGCTGCAGCTCTCGCACTCAG agTTGAGGAACAGCTCGGGCGTCTTCTGGACGGGTGGAGTCAGCGGCGGCTACGAGTCGATGCTGCTGGACGAGGATCACGGTTGGCTGCTGGTCGGAGGCAAAGACCACATCTACCTGCTGAGGCCCGACCGCCTGGACCTGCCCTCACGTTCG GTTTACTGGCCGGCTGCACCAGAACATGTGGAGCACTGCAGGCTGGCGGGGAAGAGTCTGGAG acgGACTGTGCCAACTTTGTCCGGCTGCTGCAGCCGTTCAACAAGACTCATGTTTACGCCTGTGGCACCGGAGCCTTCCAGCCACAGTGCACCTACCTGCACCTGGGACCCAGCACAGAG gagCCGTTGTTCATGTTGTCTCACGCGGTCGAGTCAGGACGAGGAAAATGTCCCTTCAGTCCCAGAGAGCCGTTCACAGCCAGACTGACTG ATGGTGAACTCTACGCTGGGACCTCGGTCGACTTCATGGGAGCGAATGCTGCGATCTTCCGCACGACGATCCAGGGCAGCAGTCAACACTACATCCGCACCGAAGCCTACGACCACAACTGGCTGAACG aGCCAGAGTTCATCGCCTCCTTCTCCATCCCGGACACTCACAGTCCCGACGACGACAAGGTGTACTTCTTCTTCAAGGAGAAGGCGGTGGAGGCGGGCCAGTGGGACAAGAGGGTTTATAGTCGTGTGGCTCGAGTCTGCAAG AACGACgtcggagggaggaggagtctgATCAACCGCTGGACGACCTTCCTCAAAGCCCGACTCGTCTGTTCTGTCCCCGGACCGTCCGGGGTGGACACGCACTTCGATGAGCTGG aggacATTTTTGTTCTGGAAACCAAAGACCCTCAAAATCCCACCATCTACGGCGTCTTCAGCACGTCCAG TTCTGTATTTCGTGGTTCGGCCGTGTGTGTCTACTCCATGGCGTCGATCCGTGCAGCTTTCAACGGACCGTTTGCCCATAAAGAAGGTCCCGACTATCGCTGGGTGGAGTTCAAAGGTCGCATCCCATATCCCAGACCTGGAGCT TGTCCCAGTGAGACCTACGACGCCCTCCACAAATCCACCAAGGACTTCCCAGACGAGGTGGTGAGCTTCATGCGGCAGCATCAGCTGATGTGGGAGCCGGTCCCGCCCCTCGGAGGGCGACCAATCATAACCCGGGTCAACGCGCCCTGCATGTTCAAGAGAGTGGTGGTGGACAGGGTGGAGGCCGAGGACGGACCTTACGACGTCTTACACCTGGGAACAg ATGATGGGAAGGTGGTGAAGGTGGTGTCGGTCACCACAGACTCCTGGGACCCAGAGGAGATCAttctggaggagctgagcgTCTTCAAG AGTCCGACTCCCGTCCTGAGCATGGAGCTGTCCACCAAGAGG cagcagctgtacGTGTCCAGCGAGCTCGGCGTGGCCCAGCTGGGGCTCCAGAGGTGCGAGCTGTACGGGACGGACTGTGCTGAGTGTTGTCTGGCCAGGGACCCCTACTGCTCCTGGGATGGACAGACCTGCTCCAGGTTCTTCCCCAGCAGCAAGAG GAGGGCACGGAGACAGGATGTGAAGTATGGAGACCCCTGGAGTCAGTGCCCAGTCACAGAGGACG ACTCTGCCTCTGTGGAGGAGAAGTCTCTGTACGGCGTAGAAGGAAACTCCACCTTCCTGGAGTGCGTTCCTCGGTCGCCTCAGGCCGAGCTCCGGTGGACGAGCAGCTCGAAGACAACTGAGGACAGA cttCCTCTCAGCGATGACCACCGCTCTCTCCACATGAAGCGTGGGTTGCTGGTTCAACGCCTAGAGCTGGCTGACGCAGGCCTCTACACCTGCACCGGCCACGAGCACTCCTACAGCCAGGTCCTGGCCCGCTACCGCCTTCACATCATCCCCAACCACAGCCTCCACCCGGCTGCCCCACACCAGCAGAGCCACGGCCCCAGCCACGGGAAGACTGGCCCGGCGGGGGGGGCCCTACCCGTGTTCCCGGGCCCTCCCCCCCCGGCGTCTCTGCCGGGACTCAGGAACTCGTGGCTGCCGCAGCACCGGAGCTACAAGGACCTGCACATGGTGGGGAGCAACAGTCTGAGCTTGGACGAGTACTGTGAGCAGCTGTGGTACCGAGAGAAGCGGCGGCAGCAGAAGCTCCGCACTCTGAAGCTGAAACAGGAGAGCAGGAAAGCTCGGGTGAGGAGGAACAACCCCCCCGAGCCTCCTCTCTAG